A window of the Chionomys nivalis chromosome 25, mChiNiv1.1, whole genome shotgun sequence genome harbors these coding sequences:
- the LOC130866176 gene encoding cytochrome b-c1 complex subunit 8-like: MGRKFRNLRWMPHVISYSLSPFEQCAFQNYFSKGIPSVLHCTRERILPMASFVAFYLIYTWGSQEFERSKRKNPAMYKNDK, encoded by the coding sequence ATGGGCCGCAAATTCCGGAATCTGAGGTGGATGCCTCACGTGATCTCCTACAGCTTGTCACCCTTTGAGCAGTGCGCCTTCCAGAACTACTTCAGCAAAGGCATCCCCAGCGTGCTGCACTGCACCCGCGAGCGCATCCTGCCAATGGCGTCATTTGTAGCATTCTATCTGATCTACACCTGGGGGAGCCAAGAGTTTGAGCGGTCCAAGAGGAAAAACCCAGCCATGTATAAAAATGACAAGTGA
- the LOC130866438 gene encoding lysozyme C-2-like, translated as MKALLALGLLLLSVTVDAKVYTRCAFAKLLKQHGMDGYEGVSLADWVCLAQHESNFNTKATNYNSGGQSTDYGIFQINSRYWCSDGKTPKAVNACGISCSALLQDDITQAINCAKRVVRDPQGVKAWVAWRTHCQNQDLSKYVKDCGV; from the exons ATGAAGGCTCTCCTAGCCCTAGGGTTGCTCTTGCTTTCTGTCACTGTTGACGCGAAGGTCTATACACGCTGCGCGTTTGCCAAACTTCTGAAACAACATGGAATGGATGGCTACGAGGGAGTCAGCCTGGCAGACT ggGTGTGTTTGGCTCAGCATGAGAGCAATTTTAACACAAAGGCTACAAACTACAACTCTGGAGGCCAAAGCACCGACTACGGGATATTTCAGATCAATAGCAGATACTGGTGCAGTGATGGCAAAACCCCGAAAGCAGTGAACGCCTGTGGGATATCCTGCAGCG CTTTGCTCCAGGATGACATCACTCAAGCCATCAACTGTGCAAAGAGGGTTGTGAGGGACCCACAAGGTGTTAAAGCATG GGTGGCATGGAGAACCCACTGTCAAAACCAAGATCTCTCCAAGTATGTCAAGGACTGTGGAGTCTAA
- the Tespa1 gene encoding protein TESPA1 has translation MEASVLSPTSWEKRRAWLQQSRNWQTQVLEEEAAAALQDALDPEPSSLDDVFQEGNPITKIEDWLQGCGDTEEGLSEETGQSNCSGYSSHGTSFEDDLSLGAEATLLATNGNLFSRKFLQTPRPCQLLDLGCSLASSSMTGGTNKTSSSISEILDQVQEDAEDVLFSLGFGHEDHKDTSRIPARFFTNPSQAKGIDFQLFLKSQMERIEMEDPCLMLASRFKQVQTLAVTADAFFCLYSYVSKTPVQKFTPPNMFWPCDPTDMPSIRILDTEPEPHSPRERLRKAISKMCLYTGSRDRLAPFHNNPKRNSLDQVVWEVMDRVKGEKLGLQQGFGNGQVPQEESVSPVQNTKPSTSSFSCVFCPKEETQGDKCCAHAQCNTDSIQVRELWGLQAINEKPYSAENENSWERKSKARKSLFQSPPSDKEIKSQNLSIIQEKQKQSQARHELHQSLTQQLGSASDLEQVSVLEVREKQDVNSSGFLLRR, from the exons ATGGAAGCATCAGTGCTGAGCCCCACATCCTGGGAGAAACGAAGAGCATGGTTACAACAAAGTCGTAACTGGCAAACCCAGGTCCTGGAAGAGGAGGCTGCAGCTGCCCTGCAAGATGCACTGGATCCCGAGCCTTCCAGCCTGGATGATGTTTTCCAGGAAG GAAATCCAATCACTAAGATTGAGGACTGGCTGCAGGGCTGTGG aGACACTGAGGAGGGACTTTCTGAAGAAACAGGGCAATCCAACTGCAGTG GATACTCTAGCCATGGGACTAGCTTTGAAGATGACTTGAGTCTTGGAGCAGAGG CCACACTACTGGCCACCAATGGAAACCTCTTCTCCAG GAAATTCCTCCAGACACCCAGGCCTTGTCAGTTACTTGATCTTGGCTGTAGTTTGGCTTCCAGCAGCATGACTGGTGGAACCAACAAAACCAGTTCAAG CATCTCAGAGATTTTGGACCAGGTACAAGAAGATGCAGAAGACGTCCTCTTCAGTTTGGGCTTCGGCCATGAGGACCACAAAGATACATCTCGTATCCCTGCAAGATTTTTCACCAACCCCTCTCAGGCCAAGGGCATTGACTTTCAGCTCTTTCTGAAATCTCAGATGGAAAGGATTGAGATGGAAGATCCCTGCCTGATGCTGGCCA GCCGGTTTAAGCAGGTGCAAACGCTGGCCGTCACTGCAGAtgctttcttctgtctctactcCTATGTATCTAAGACACCCGTCCAAAAGTTCACACCACCCAACATGTTCTGGCCTTGTGACCCAACTGATATGCCATCCATCAGGATTCTGGATACAGAGCCTGAACCCCACTCACCCAGAGAACGTCTGCGGAAAGCAATCTCTAAAATGTGCCTGTATACAGGTTCCCGAGATCGACTGGCACCGTTTCACAACAACCCCAAAAGGAACAGTTTGGACCAAGTTGTGTGGGAAGTGATGGACAGAGTGAAAGGAGAAAAACTAGGTCTCCAGCAAGGCTTTGGGAATGGACAAGTCCCTCAGGAAGAGTCTGTGTCTCCAGTACAAAATACAAAGCCGTCCACTTcttctttttcatgtgttttctgCCCTAAAGAAGAAACACAGGGAGACAAGTGCTGTGCTCATGCACAATGCAATACAGACTCTATACAAGTAAGAGAGCTGTGGGGTCTACAGGCCATTAATGAGAAGCCCTACTCAGCTGAGAATGAGAATTCatgggaaaggaaaagcaaagcgAGAAAGAGCCTATTTCAAAGTCCTCCCTCAGACAAGGAGATTAAATCACAGAACTTGTCCATCATCCaggagaaacaaaagcagagccaaGCCAGACATGAGCTACACCAATCTCTAACTCAGCAGCTTGGGAGTGCTTCTGACTTGGAGCAGGTGAGTGTCCTGGAGGTGAGGGAAAAGCAGGATGTGAATAGCTCTGGATTTTTGCTCAGAAGATAA